Proteins from a genomic interval of Sphingomonas sp. Y38-1Y:
- a CDS encoding bifunctional riboflavin kinase/FAD synthetase, with the protein MERLDGGSPVPSPLRGGIVALGNFDGFHLGHQAVIGRAIERAHGEGRPAIVATFDPHPMRYFRPDTPAFRLTTLDQRAELFAAASADAMLIFPFDAVLAGMTADAFARHLAGSIGAGGVVTGTDFTFGKGREGDVAMLAALGRDHGFGVDTVAPVTLDGEPVSSSRIRRHLIAGEPREAARLLTRPFAIRGTVEHGAKLGRQLGYPTANLDLASYLRPRYGIYAVRGTLPDGTVLMGAANLGVRPTIEGAPVELLEPFFFDFSGDLYGQVIEVALIDFLRPEAKFDDLDALKAEMAKDVARAREILTS; encoded by the coding sequence ATGGAGCGGCTGGACGGCGGCTCGCCGGTCCCTTCGCCCTTGCGCGGCGGGATCGTCGCGCTCGGCAATTTCGACGGCTTTCACCTCGGCCACCAGGCGGTGATCGGCCGGGCGATCGAGCGCGCGCATGGCGAGGGACGCCCGGCGATCGTCGCCACCTTCGACCCGCACCCGATGCGCTACTTCAGGCCCGACACGCCCGCCTTTCGCCTGACGACCCTCGACCAGCGCGCGGAGCTGTTCGCCGCCGCCAGCGCTGATGCGATGCTGATCTTCCCGTTCGACGCAGTGCTCGCCGGCATGACCGCCGACGCGTTCGCCCGCCACCTCGCCGGCTCGATCGGTGCAGGCGGCGTGGTCACCGGCACCGACTTCACCTTCGGCAAGGGGCGCGAGGGTGACGTGGCGATGCTCGCCGCGCTCGGCCGCGACCACGGCTTCGGCGTCGATACCGTCGCCCCCGTGACGCTGGACGGCGAACCCGTCTCCTCCAGCCGCATCCGCCGGCACCTGATCGCCGGCGAACCGCGCGAGGCAGCGCGCCTCCTCACCCGCCCCTTCGCGATCCGCGGCACGGTGGAGCACGGCGCCAAGCTCGGCCGCCAGCTCGGCTACCCCACCGCAAACCTCGATCTGGCGAGCTATCTGCGCCCCCGCTACGGCATCTACGCCGTCCGCGGCACGCTCCCCGACGGCACCGTCCTGATGGGCGCCGCCAATCTCGGCGTCCGCCCGACGATCGAGGGCGCGCCGGTCGAGCTCCTCGAGCCCTTTTTCTTCGACTTCTCCGGCGACCTCTATGGCCAGGTGATCGAGGTCGCGCTGATCGACTTCCTCCGCCCCGAAGCGAAGTTCGACGACCTCGACGCGCTCAAGGCTGAGATGGCCAAGGACGTCGCACGAGCCCGCGAGATCCTGACAAGCTGA